In Mycetocola zhujimingii, one DNA window encodes the following:
- a CDS encoding carbohydrate ABC transporter permease: protein MSVTESSPDAVRLKGQVIGEQTVAGTPRNGPKVDRWYKPKSVLGKVILWIALIVFALLFMYPFVWLLAASLKPRGQVFDNSLIPRTWVPENYVEVWDQLPLVSWMFNSLSIALLAALAVAISSSVVAFGFAYFKFPARNLLFGLVLATMMLPGAVTMIPQYLIWKELGLIGTWVPLWGANLFGSAFYIFLQRQFFLGLPRELFEAARIDGCSYWGLFRRIAMPLSIPSFIIVFVFEFQASWNNLQASLIYLNAGSVEGFTAPLGIAYAMTKYSPTAGGHGDYQYVMVASLIITLPMLLIFAFGQRYFIEGVATQGRKG from the coding sequence ATGAGCGTGACTGAGTCATCGCCGGACGCCGTCAGGCTCAAGGGTCAGGTGATCGGGGAGCAGACGGTTGCCGGCACGCCCCGAAACGGTCCGAAGGTCGACCGTTGGTACAAACCGAAGAGTGTCCTCGGCAAGGTGATTCTCTGGATCGCACTCATCGTTTTCGCGCTGTTGTTCATGTATCCGTTCGTCTGGCTACTCGCAGCGAGTCTCAAGCCACGTGGACAGGTGTTCGACAACTCGCTGATCCCGCGCACCTGGGTTCCCGAGAACTATGTCGAGGTCTGGGATCAGTTACCCCTGGTCAGCTGGATGTTCAACAGCCTTTCGATTGCCTTGCTCGCGGCACTGGCCGTTGCCATCTCGAGTTCGGTCGTGGCATTCGGCTTCGCCTACTTCAAGTTCCCGGCACGCAACCTGCTGTTCGGGCTTGTCCTCGCGACGATGATGTTGCCGGGTGCCGTCACAATGATTCCCCAGTACCTCATCTGGAAGGAACTGGGCCTGATCGGAACGTGGGTGCCGCTCTGGGGAGCGAATCTCTTCGGCTCTGCGTTCTACATTTTCCTGCAGAGGCAGTTCTTTCTCGGACTCCCGCGCGAGCTGTTTGAGGCCGCTCGCATCGACGGCTGCAGCTACTGGGGCCTCTTCCGACGCATCGCGATGCCGCTGTCGATCCCGTCGTTCATCATTGTCTTCGTTTTCGAGTTCCAGGCCAGCTGGAACAACCTTCAGGCGTCGCTCATCTACCTCAACGCGGGTTCGGTCGAGGGATTCACCGCCCCGCTCGGGATCGCGTACGCGATGACGAAGTACAGCCCCACCGCTGGCGGCCACGGCGATTACCAGTACGTGATGGTGGCGTCGCTCATCATCACCCTGCCCATGCTGTTGATCTTCGCCTTCGGCCAGCGTTACTTCATCGAAGGGGTGGCCACGCAGGGGCGAAAGGGCTGA
- a CDS encoding carbohydrate ABC transporter permease: MRPRRAPKRTYNRREAIAGYLFIAPWVIGFLIFTLGAMVYSLIISFSDYNLAANTSTPVGFANYAQLFEDPKVGLALGNTLVYALMAVPLEIAFALFLAMLLARVGRGAGFFRTVYYLPKMTPTVATASVFLLLLNGNSGAINQGLGLLGIEGPQWLVDPAWVKPSIVLMTLWTVSGTMVIFLAALKSVPRDLYEVASLDGAGPVRKFFSITVPMISSAIFFNVIVLTIGAFQVFDQAYLLFWRDQSNASPESSLFYAVYLFQQAFRQFDFGFAAAMAWLLFMIIMLITFIQMKFGNRFVYYEGDDHT; encoded by the coding sequence GTGCGCCCTCGCCGGGCGCCCAAGCGAACCTACAACCGTCGCGAAGCCATCGCCGGCTATCTCTTTATCGCTCCATGGGTGATCGGGTTTTTGATCTTCACCCTCGGTGCGATGGTCTACAGCCTCATTATCTCGTTCAGCGATTACAACCTCGCAGCGAACACCTCGACACCCGTTGGTTTCGCAAACTACGCCCAGCTCTTCGAGGACCCGAAGGTCGGTCTCGCTCTGGGCAATACCCTCGTATACGCGCTCATGGCTGTCCCACTCGAGATTGCGTTCGCGTTGTTTCTGGCGATGCTGCTCGCTCGCGTCGGAAGGGGTGCAGGCTTTTTCCGCACCGTCTACTACCTGCCCAAGATGACCCCGACGGTCGCGACGGCATCCGTCTTTCTCCTTCTCCTCAACGGCAACTCGGGCGCCATCAACCAGGGGCTTGGCCTTCTCGGCATCGAAGGCCCGCAATGGCTCGTCGACCCCGCGTGGGTGAAACCGTCGATTGTGTTGATGACGCTGTGGACCGTCAGCGGAACAATGGTGATCTTTCTCGCAGCCTTGAAAAGCGTGCCCCGTGACCTGTACGAGGTGGCGTCGCTGGACGGCGCCGGGCCGGTGCGGAAGTTCTTCTCGATCACCGTGCCGATGATTTCGAGCGCGATCTTTTTCAACGTGATCGTGTTGACGATCGGGGCGTTTCAGGTGTTCGACCAGGCGTATCTCCTGTTCTGGCGTGACCAGTCCAACGCGTCACCGGAGTCGTCCTTGTTTTACGCGGTTTACCTGTTCCAGCAGGCGTTTCGGCAGTTCGATTTCGGGTTCGCAGCGGCGATGGCATGGCTGTTGTTCATGATCATCATGCTGATCACCTTCATTCAGATGAAGTTCGGCAACCGGTTTGTGTACTACGAGGGAGATGACCACACATGA
- a CDS encoding helix-turn-helix transcriptional regulator — protein sequence MTVPVDIFARESAPATGSGTSTRVGAPWHDEEVRSPASSPAMIGRESELAQLHAVFDQVLTGRPQGVVISGEAGIGKTRLIEEFLGLASADALVLTGQSVDLGAVGAPYSPIQSVLRGLVAELGPEAVLEASGPGAEALTALLPELGAQGADPAGAALNRLHDTVTTLFESVSRRTPLVIAIEDLHWADEGTLDLLRFLLRVLGRGRILVVLSFRSEDVARGHPLRSLLSELDRSRSVTRVELVRLTKEEVRRQVAAILGSEPDDEAFDSVYARSEGVPFFVEELIGFGSTSEGELPWTLRELLLARYERLSDESQQLLRLISAGGVRVDHDLLSALFPGEPEQLDAAAREAVLANILVADERSYAFRHALVREAIHTDLLPGERTRFHTRFAEVLESLSGDRRVAAEISYHWLAAHDTQRAFPATLDAMTEARVTHAYGTAAQMGERALELWDQVPDAEKVAGRQKIDLLAQTASALRNAGEGERSLAMINVALEESPRSETLRYARLLRDKALYLGNIGKPGSIPLLREALELVPPGATGMAGTTGLARAPMSAGELRSALLTALAGRLMLAARMDEAIETAREALREATDAGSDRHASIASNILGTTEINVGRFEEGRAHLDEALALSQNETSARLRYRVNASDSEYLLGHYAEAVSIAELGIQRARELGVERSSGIILKSNAVDPLIALGQWERADQYIDSAVRLLPSPTFNAYLNRARMFLLTWRGETDAAYRLYRSARGHARELGESEMQVRLSFPRVAAELHLARGAVTEAWAEMDVLLDGGHTPVAGYELPLLATAARTLAALRRAGGAPEDDDAEDRLRALIRRVDWWPTASLWSTIFDAELSGSRGVGDDPGAWQRAAAVVAADPAAQAHLPSYTALRLGQALVEAGERHEAVAALREAVRGAELLGADLVRRTVVGVAERAGLTLDDVPIRRTTNATELTLREQQVLDLLGQGLTNRQIGERLFISAKTASVHVSAILRKLGASSRTEAAFLARESA from the coding sequence GTGACGGTGCCGGTCGATATCTTCGCCCGGGAGTCAGCACCGGCCACGGGTTCGGGTACCTCGACGCGTGTCGGTGCCCCGTGGCACGATGAAGAGGTGAGGTCACCGGCGTCGAGTCCAGCCATGATCGGGCGTGAGTCCGAACTTGCGCAACTGCACGCGGTCTTTGACCAGGTCCTCACCGGTCGCCCGCAGGGTGTCGTGATTTCGGGTGAGGCCGGAATCGGCAAAACCCGCCTGATCGAGGAGTTTCTCGGTCTGGCATCCGCCGACGCGCTTGTGCTGACCGGGCAGAGCGTCGACCTCGGTGCGGTTGGGGCGCCGTACTCTCCCATCCAGAGTGTTCTTCGCGGCCTTGTCGCCGAGCTCGGCCCGGAGGCCGTGCTCGAGGCGAGTGGGCCCGGGGCAGAGGCCCTCACCGCCCTCCTGCCCGAACTCGGCGCCCAGGGTGCTGACCCGGCGGGCGCGGCGCTCAATCGACTGCACGACACCGTCACCACCCTCTTCGAGAGCGTGTCACGGCGGACTCCCCTCGTTATCGCCATCGAAGACCTGCACTGGGCGGATGAGGGCACCCTCGACCTCCTTCGTTTCCTGCTCCGCGTGCTCGGCCGTGGCCGCATTCTCGTTGTCCTCAGTTTCCGCTCCGAAGACGTGGCGCGAGGGCATCCGCTCAGATCGCTACTCAGCGAACTCGACCGAAGCCGGAGCGTGACCAGGGTCGAACTGGTTCGGCTCACGAAGGAGGAAGTGCGCAGGCAGGTGGCTGCGATTCTCGGGTCCGAGCCGGATGACGAGGCGTTCGACAGCGTCTACGCACGCAGTGAAGGAGTGCCGTTCTTCGTCGAAGAACTCATTGGCTTCGGGTCGACGAGTGAGGGCGAGTTGCCCTGGACCCTGCGGGAGCTTCTGCTCGCCCGTTACGAACGACTCAGCGACGAGTCACAACAACTGCTCCGCCTGATCTCCGCCGGGGGCGTACGCGTCGATCACGACCTGCTTTCGGCATTGTTCCCCGGCGAGCCCGAGCAGCTCGATGCCGCCGCGAGGGAGGCTGTGCTTGCCAACATCCTCGTGGCGGATGAACGCAGTTACGCCTTCAGGCACGCACTGGTCCGGGAGGCCATTCATACGGATCTGCTGCCTGGCGAGCGAACCAGATTCCACACCAGGTTTGCTGAGGTCCTTGAGTCGCTGTCGGGTGACCGTCGCGTCGCGGCGGAGATTTCCTATCACTGGCTGGCTGCCCACGACACGCAGCGCGCCTTCCCCGCGACGCTCGACGCGATGACCGAGGCCAGGGTGACCCACGCCTATGGCACCGCGGCACAGATGGGCGAGCGTGCTCTCGAGCTGTGGGACCAGGTTCCCGATGCGGAGAAGGTCGCCGGGCGGCAGAAGATCGATCTCCTCGCGCAGACGGCATCCGCCCTCCGTAATGCCGGGGAGGGTGAGCGCTCCCTCGCGATGATCAATGTTGCGCTCGAGGAGAGTCCCCGCAGCGAGACCCTCCGCTACGCCCGGTTGCTGAGGGACAAGGCGCTGTACCTCGGCAATATCGGCAAACCGGGCTCGATTCCGTTGCTCAGGGAAGCCCTCGAACTCGTGCCGCCGGGCGCAACGGGAATGGCGGGCACAACCGGACTCGCGCGTGCGCCGATGAGCGCCGGCGAATTACGGTCGGCACTTCTCACCGCGCTCGCCGGTCGACTGATGCTCGCGGCGCGCATGGACGAAGCGATCGAAACAGCCCGTGAAGCGCTCCGCGAAGCAACGGATGCCGGTTCAGACCGGCACGCATCGATCGCCTCGAACATCCTGGGTACGACCGAGATCAACGTCGGTCGATTCGAGGAGGGACGTGCGCATCTCGACGAGGCGCTGGCGCTCTCGCAGAACGAGACAAGTGCGCGGTTGCGCTATCGGGTCAATGCCTCCGACAGTGAATACCTCCTCGGGCATTATGCGGAGGCCGTGAGTATCGCTGAACTGGGCATCCAGCGCGCCCGCGAACTGGGCGTCGAACGCAGTTCGGGCATCATCCTCAAATCAAACGCCGTAGACCCCCTCATCGCTCTCGGCCAGTGGGAACGGGCCGACCAGTACATCGACAGCGCCGTTCGCCTGTTGCCGTCGCCCACGTTCAACGCCTACCTCAACCGGGCACGGATGTTCCTGCTGACCTGGCGGGGCGAGACGGATGCCGCGTACCGGCTGTACCGCAGCGCACGTGGGCACGCGCGTGAACTCGGTGAGTCCGAGATGCAGGTCCGGCTCAGTTTTCCGCGTGTCGCGGCCGAGCTTCACCTTGCCCGCGGTGCAGTGACCGAGGCGTGGGCGGAGATGGATGTGCTCCTCGACGGCGGCCACACGCCCGTCGCCGGGTATGAACTTCCGTTGCTCGCAACGGCCGCTCGCACGCTCGCCGCCCTCAGGCGCGCCGGTGGAGCCCCCGAGGATGACGATGCAGAGGACCGGCTCCGGGCGCTGATCCGGCGGGTGGACTGGTGGCCGACGGCATCACTCTGGTCCACGATCTTTGACGCCGAACTTTCGGGGTCACGAGGGGTAGGCGATGATCCCGGCGCGTGGCAGCGTGCGGCGGCCGTCGTCGCCGCCGATCCGGCTGCCCAGGCGCACCTGCCGTCGTACACGGCCCTCCGACTCGGGCAGGCGCTCGTCGAGGCCGGTGAACGACACGAGGCTGTCGCGGCTCTCCGAGAGGCGGTTCGCGGGGCTGAATTGCTCGGCGCTGACCTCGTCAGGCGCACCGTGGTGGGTGTTGCCGAGCGTGCCGGGCTCACCCTCGACGACGTACCGATCAGGCGGACGACGAACGCGACGGAGCTCACGCTCCGCGAGCAGCAGGTCCTCGACCTGCTCGGACAAGGCCTGACCAACCGCCAAATCGGCGAACGCCTCTTCATCAGCGCGAAGACCGCCAGCGTGCACGTCTCAGCGATTTTGCGAAAGCTCGGCGCGTCGAGCCGAACCGAGGCTGCGTTCCTGGCGCGCGAGTCCGCCTGA
- a CDS encoding DUF7059 domain-containing protein has translation MTSALVQLLRLDLESARFTVTTLTELWGAEADAALHRNERVPALRALAAKRRDADPEASATLATLFVLGLPVTHDDLVAALPNLGADGAVELGMVDVVGAEARPLIDLRPYSFVDSHGAGSWWIASDLGELVLGRPLGEEHVLGVGGASTTLSGLMMQTPVGRVLDLGTGCGIQAMHAARHATHVVATDISARALELAALNAELNSIHNIEFRLGSLFEPVRGERFDQIVSNPPFVITPRADGVPAYEYRDGGMEGDALVEAVLRGAAAHLTPGGVAQLLGNWEYRVGQDAFRRVGGWIDGTGLDAWIIERDTQDPAQYAETWIRDGGTKSGTPDFDRLYNAWLDDFDARRVTAVGFGYITLRMPLAGEPSLRRLERMHGALGANESGLGVHLSSVLAAHDWQKVRDDEELALSRVTAAPDVTEERHYWPGDEDPTAMLLRQGSGFGRTVRMDTALSALVGASDGDLTIGAVIAAIAQLLEVDVAELLAELMPRVRSLIDDGFLIPVDESE, from the coding sequence GTGACTTCAGCGCTCGTGCAACTCCTCCGGCTAGACCTCGAATCCGCCCGCTTCACGGTGACGACGCTCACCGAGCTGTGGGGTGCCGAAGCGGATGCCGCGCTTCACCGCAACGAGAGAGTGCCTGCGCTCCGCGCGCTCGCGGCGAAGCGCAGGGACGCAGACCCCGAGGCATCCGCGACGCTCGCGACCCTGTTCGTGCTCGGACTCCCCGTCACGCACGATGACCTGGTCGCTGCACTCCCGAACCTCGGCGCCGACGGTGCTGTTGAGCTCGGGATGGTCGACGTGGTGGGCGCCGAGGCAAGGCCTCTGATCGACCTGAGGCCGTACAGCTTCGTCGACTCCCACGGCGCGGGCAGCTGGTGGATCGCATCCGACCTCGGCGAGCTGGTGCTCGGGCGTCCGCTCGGCGAAGAACACGTGCTCGGTGTCGGCGGTGCATCCACGACGCTCAGCGGGCTGATGATGCAGACCCCTGTCGGACGGGTGCTCGACCTCGGTACCGGTTGCGGCATCCAGGCGATGCACGCCGCCCGCCACGCGACCCACGTGGTCGCGACGGATATTTCGGCTCGGGCGCTCGAACTCGCCGCGCTCAACGCCGAACTCAACTCGATCCACAACATCGAGTTCCGGCTGGGGAGCCTGTTCGAACCCGTGCGCGGAGAGCGATTCGACCAGATCGTGTCGAATCCGCCGTTCGTCATCACTCCGAGGGCCGACGGTGTTCCTGCCTATGAATACCGCGATGGCGGCATGGAGGGCGACGCGCTCGTCGAGGCCGTTCTGCGCGGTGCCGCCGCACACCTCACGCCCGGTGGTGTTGCCCAGCTGCTCGGCAACTGGGAGTACCGGGTGGGGCAGGATGCGTTCAGGCGCGTCGGTGGCTGGATCGACGGCACCGGCCTCGACGCCTGGATCATCGAGCGCGACACCCAGGATCCGGCGCAGTACGCCGAGACCTGGATCCGCGACGGCGGAACGAAATCGGGCACACCCGACTTCGACCGGTTGTACAACGCCTGGCTCGATGACTTCGATGCACGACGGGTCACCGCTGTCGGGTTCGGATACATCACACTGCGGATGCCACTGGCGGGCGAGCCATCGCTGCGGCGACTCGAACGGATGCACGGTGCGCTCGGCGCCAATGAGTCCGGCCTTGGCGTGCACCTCTCATCGGTGCTCGCCGCGCACGACTGGCAGAAGGTCCGCGATGACGAGGAGCTGGCATTGTCGCGCGTCACCGCAGCACCCGACGTCACGGAGGAGCGCCACTACTGGCCGGGAGACGAAGACCCCACCGCGATGCTGCTGCGACAGGGCAGTGGTTTCGGGCGAACGGTCCGAATGGATACCGCGCTGTCCGCCCTCGTCGGCGCGAGCGACGGTGACCTGACGATCGGCGCTGTGATCGCGGCCATCGCGCAGTTGCTCGAGGTCGATGTCGCCGAATTGCTCGCCGAGCTGATGCCCCGGGTCCGGAGCCTGATCGACGACGGGTTCCTGATCCCCGTCGACGAGTCTGAGTAG
- a CDS encoding YccF domain-containing protein, with protein MKTLLNIIWVVLSGFWLFLGYMLAAAIMCIFIVTIPWGIAAARIGVYALWPFGKEVVEKPTAGVGSTIGNVVWVLLAGWWIALEHIVSGVLLCVTIIGIPFGWANFKMVPVALLPLGKQIVDSSERMPRG; from the coding sequence ATGAAGACACTTCTGAACATCATCTGGGTGGTGCTGTCGGGATTCTGGTTGTTCCTCGGCTACATGCTCGCCGCAGCGATCATGTGCATTTTCATCGTCACCATCCCCTGGGGGATCGCCGCCGCCCGGATCGGCGTCTACGCACTCTGGCCGTTCGGCAAGGAAGTAGTCGAGAAACCGACGGCCGGCGTCGGCTCGACGATCGGCAATGTGGTCTGGGTGCTGCTCGCCGGCTGGTGGATCGCGCTCGAACACATCGTCAGCGGTGTTCTCTTGTGCGTGACCATCATCGGGATCCCGTTCGGCTGGGCCAACTTCAAGATGGTGCCCGTCGCGCTGCTGCCGCTCGGCAAGCAGATCGTCGACTCGTCAGAGCGGATGCCGCGGGGCTGA
- a CDS encoding RecQ family ATP-dependent DNA helicase, producing MTNTRTDALEILRTLVGSPDADFHEGQYEAIATLVDERRRALVVQRTGWGKSAVYFVATLLLRRQGAGPTLLVSPLLALMRDQVEAAARAGVRAVAINSANPHEWGDVLQKLERDEVDVLLVSPERLNNPRFREEQLPSLVKRTGLLVVDEAHCISDWGHDFRPDYRRLRDLIAEMPTGVPVLATTATANSRVVTDVAEQLESAGHTEVVTIRGPLARASLRLGVLRLPDAGTRLAWLLTHLGDLPGSGIIYALTVSAADDTARLLREAGHEVQAYTGRTDAGDREGLEQALKNNQVKALVATSALGMGFDKPDLGFVIHLGAPSSPVAYYQQVGRAGRAAMIDGKRASADVLLLPGTEDEAIWQYFATSSMPDEAKATAVIDELAFNGAPLSTPALEARVNLKRSPLELLLKVLDVDGAVQRVTGGWVATGQPWVYDAERYARIAAARVAEQNSMIEYERTTGCRMEFLQRALDDDTAVPCGRCDNCAAAAGEPAWYPTDIREDASGQASQSLNRVGVVIEPRAQWPTGADQLGVPVKGKIAPSDRVEPGRALARLTDLGWGGTLRDLFAAGGTDAPASRAMVDACIRVLSQWGWDERPAAVVSIPSRRRPVLVDSVARALSDVGRLPYLGALELKNGGPSGEPGGNSAYRLSSVWDRFELGPDLVTALDGYRGQPILLVDDLTDSRWTITVAGRVLRQAGASAVLPFTLAIQA from the coding sequence ATGACGAATACCCGTACCGACGCCCTCGAAATCCTGCGAACGTTGGTCGGGTCACCCGACGCCGACTTCCACGAGGGCCAGTACGAGGCCATCGCCACTCTCGTCGATGAGCGCCGCCGTGCGCTCGTGGTGCAGCGCACCGGCTGGGGAAAGTCGGCCGTGTACTTCGTCGCAACCCTTCTGCTCCGCCGCCAGGGCGCGGGGCCGACCCTCCTCGTCTCGCCGCTGCTCGCCCTCATGCGCGACCAGGTCGAAGCGGCAGCGCGCGCCGGTGTCCGCGCCGTCGCCATCAACTCGGCCAACCCGCACGAGTGGGGCGATGTTCTGCAGAAGCTCGAGCGCGACGAGGTCGACGTGCTGCTCGTCTCGCCCGAGCGCCTCAACAACCCCCGTTTCCGCGAAGAGCAGCTGCCGAGCCTCGTGAAGCGCACCGGCCTCCTCGTCGTCGACGAAGCGCACTGCATCTCCGACTGGGGCCACGACTTCCGTCCCGACTACCGCCGGTTGCGCGACCTCATCGCCGAAATGCCGACGGGTGTTCCCGTGCTCGCCACCACCGCGACCGCCAACTCCCGCGTCGTCACCGATGTCGCCGAGCAGCTCGAGTCAGCCGGCCACACCGAGGTCGTGACGATCCGCGGGCCGCTCGCCAGGGCATCCCTCAGGCTCGGCGTCCTCCGTCTGCCCGACGCCGGCACGCGGCTGGCCTGGCTGCTCACCCACCTCGGTGACCTGCCAGGCTCAGGCATCATCTACGCACTCACCGTGTCCGCGGCCGACGACACCGCCCGCCTCCTCCGTGAGGCTGGCCACGAGGTGCAGGCATACACCGGGCGAACGGATGCCGGCGACCGCGAGGGCCTGGAACAAGCGCTCAAAAATAACCAGGTCAAGGCTCTCGTCGCGACGAGTGCGCTCGGAATGGGTTTCGACAAGCCCGACCTGGGGTTTGTGATCCACCTCGGCGCCCCGTCATCGCCCGTCGCGTACTACCAGCAGGTCGGTCGCGCTGGTCGCGCCGCGATGATCGACGGCAAACGGGCCAGCGCGGACGTTCTGCTGCTGCCAGGAACCGAAGACGAGGCAATCTGGCAGTACTTCGCCACCTCGTCGATGCCGGATGAGGCGAAAGCCACCGCGGTAATCGACGAGCTCGCGTTCAACGGTGCTCCGCTGTCGACCCCCGCGCTCGAGGCACGGGTCAACCTCAAACGCAGCCCGCTCGAGCTCCTGCTCAAGGTGCTCGACGTCGACGGCGCCGTGCAGCGGGTCACCGGCGGCTGGGTCGCAACCGGTCAACCGTGGGTCTACGACGCGGAACGGTACGCCCGGATCGCCGCAGCCCGCGTAGCCGAGCAGAACTCGATGATCGAGTACGAGCGCACGACCGGATGCCGGATGGAATTCCTCCAGCGCGCGCTCGATGACGATACGGCTGTGCCCTGCGGACGCTGCGACAACTGTGCGGCAGCAGCGGGGGAACCGGCCTGGTACCCCACCGACATCCGCGAGGACGCATCAGGTCAGGCCTCCCAGTCGCTCAACCGCGTCGGTGTTGTCATCGAGCCGCGCGCCCAGTGGCCGACGGGTGCCGATCAGCTCGGCGTACCCGTGAAGGGCAAGATCGCACCGTCCGACCGCGTCGAACCCGGCCGCGCACTCGCGCGCCTCACCGACCTGGGCTGGGGAGGCACCCTGCGCGATCTCTTCGCCGCCGGCGGCACCGACGCACCGGCGAGCCGTGCCATGGTCGACGCCTGCATTCGGGTGCTGAGCCAGTGGGGCTGGGACGAACGCCCCGCTGCGGTCGTCAGCATCCCGTCCCGCCGACGCCCGGTTCTGGTGGACTCGGTGGCGCGCGCGCTCTCCGATGTCGGCCGCCTGCCGTACCTCGGCGCGCTCGAACTGAAAAACGGCGGGCCATCGGGCGAACCCGGTGGCAACAGCGCCTATCGGTTGTCGAGCGTATGGGACCGGTTCGAACTCGGACCCGACCTTGTAACCGCGCTTGACGGTTACCGTGGTCAGCCGATTCTGCTCGTCGACGACCTCACCGACAGCCGGTGGACGATTACCGTCGCCGGCCGCGTGCTGAGGCAGGCGGGAGCATCCGCCGTTCTGCCGTTTACGCTCGCGATCCAGGCCTAG
- a CDS encoding 8-oxo-dGTP diphosphatase gives MTESPADVPEVCVCYILDETPEDGYRVLLGEKKKGLGLGKLVGPGGKLEPGETPAQAAVREVFEESGLRVIEDDLVLLGRIRYEFPTREAWSQVSWVFATRSWHGDIIESDELLLRWHRVDAIPFDRMWDDAKYWLPGVLASPDAGDVIERRFVFGADLSTVIESDHPLPAGAPRPGSRA, from the coding sequence ATGACCGAGAGCCCCGCTGACGTACCCGAGGTCTGTGTCTGTTACATCCTCGATGAAACCCCCGAAGACGGTTACCGCGTCCTGCTCGGCGAGAAAAAGAAGGGTCTTGGCCTCGGCAAGCTCGTTGGCCCCGGTGGCAAACTCGAGCCGGGTGAGACCCCCGCGCAGGCGGCGGTGCGGGAAGTTTTCGAGGAGTCCGGGCTTCGGGTCATCGAGGACGACCTCGTGCTGCTCGGTCGGATCAGGTACGAGTTCCCAACGCGCGAGGCATGGAGTCAGGTGTCGTGGGTCTTCGCCACGCGCTCATGGCATGGCGACATTATCGAGTCAGACGAGCTGCTCCTCCGCTGGCACCGCGTCGACGCCATCCCGTTCGACCGGATGTGGGATGACGCCAAATACTGGCTGCCCGGAGTGCTCGCCTCACCTGACGCCGGCGACGTCATCGAGCGGAGGTTCGTGTTTGGCGCCGATCTGTCGACGGTGATCGAGTCGGACCACCCGCTCCCGGCGGGTGCCCCTAGGCCTGGATCGCGAGCGTAA